A region of Mesorhizobium sp. M3A.F.Ca.ET.080.04.2.1 DNA encodes the following proteins:
- a CDS encoding iron-sulfur cluster assembly accessory protein, producing the protein MITLTDNAVAAIKAALYRASEPAEGFRIMVHAGGCAGFQYSMGLESVSREGDAIIERDGLKVFMDRGSQPHAAGMTVDFVTGLETSGFVFDNPNARETCGCGKSCK; encoded by the coding sequence ATGATTACGCTCACCGACAACGCTGTTGCCGCCATCAAGGCCGCTCTTTACCGCGCCAGCGAGCCGGCGGAAGGATTTCGCATCATGGTCCATGCCGGCGGCTGCGCCGGCTTCCAATACTCAATGGGCCTGGAGAGCGTCTCACGTGAGGGCGATGCGATCATCGAGCGAGATGGGCTCAAGGTGTTCATGGATAGAGGCTCCCAACCCCATGCAGCCGGCATGACCGTGGACTTCGTCACTGGGCTCGAAACATCCGGCTTTGTTTTCGATAACCCCAATGCGCGTGAGACGTGCGGCTGCGGCAAGTCCTGCAAATGA
- a CDS encoding ChuX/HutX family heme-like substrate-binding protein: MDQRKKRSPNEIRRAWEVCPNIPARDFAAQLAISEAELVAAHCGFGAARIDPRVNHVLTGLEFVGEVTALTRNQGAVHEKIGVFNRVITGNNHAMVLGDEFDLRVFPQAWRYGFAVERRHRGGIQRSLQFFDATGAAVHKVHLRPVSNLHAYRKLVAELVSANQEPTMSLKARVADLGARTADWAGTVDDLREHWSRLTDVNLLKTLKLSRCQALRMVGQDYAWLLDNAAVGAVLQRAAEDELPIMCFVGNRGSIQTHSGLIKSVKQIGPCIHVLDETFRLHLRTHQIREVWAVRKPTNDSHVTSLEAYGSDGKIIIQLFGARKEGERERDDWRVLAENLPRFPDSYMRKDRSSSVGRRRPSASAASSRALKPRPGTR, translated from the coding sequence ATGGATCAGCGCAAGAAGCGGTCGCCCAACGAAATCCGGCGTGCGTGGGAAGTCTGTCCGAACATTCCCGCGCGTGATTTCGCAGCCCAATTGGCCATTTCGGAAGCGGAACTGGTCGCGGCCCATTGCGGTTTCGGCGCGGCACGCATCGACCCGCGCGTCAATCACGTTCTGACGGGCCTCGAATTCGTGGGCGAAGTGACGGCGCTGACCCGCAATCAAGGTGCCGTGCACGAAAAGATTGGCGTCTTCAACAGAGTGATAACCGGCAACAATCACGCCATGGTCCTTGGTGACGAATTCGACCTTCGCGTCTTCCCGCAAGCTTGGAGGTATGGTTTCGCTGTTGAAAGGCGCCATCGCGGCGGAATCCAGCGCAGTTTGCAATTCTTCGACGCCACCGGCGCAGCAGTGCATAAGGTGCATCTCAGGCCGGTCTCCAACCTTCATGCCTATCGAAAGCTGGTGGCCGAGCTCGTATCCGCCAACCAGGAGCCGACCATGTCGCTTAAGGCGAGAGTAGCCGACCTGGGCGCGAGGACTGCGGACTGGGCCGGCACGGTGGACGACCTACGCGAGCACTGGAGCCGGCTGACTGACGTCAACCTTCTAAAGACGCTCAAGCTCAGCCGCTGCCAGGCTTTGCGCATGGTCGGCCAGGATTACGCTTGGCTGCTCGACAATGCCGCAGTTGGCGCCGTGCTCCAGCGTGCGGCCGAAGACGAATTGCCGATCATGTGCTTCGTCGGCAACCGAGGTTCTATCCAGACCCATTCCGGCTTAATCAAGTCGGTCAAGCAGATCGGGCCGTGCATCCATGTGCTGGACGAAACGTTCCGGCTGCATCTCAGGACCCACCAAATCCGTGAGGTTTGGGCCGTGCGCAAGCCGACCAATGACAGTCACGTCACCTCGCTCGAAGCATATGGGTCCGACGGCAAGATCATCATCCAGTTGTTCGGTGCGCGCAAGGAAGGCGAACGCGAGCGCGACGACTGGCGGGTTCTGGCGGAAAACCTGCCTCGTTTCCCCGACAGCTACATGAGAAAAGACCGATCGTCGTCGGTGGGACGCCGGCGCCCATCTGCCTCCGCAGCCAGTAGCCGGGCATTGAAGCCGAGACCGGGGACACGATGA
- a CDS encoding MFS transporter: protein MTESATDLVDAALFDRDRLDPESPYQRSGPAWGAIISLSFGTFGLVTAEFLPASVLTPLAHDLRITTGTAGQALTATAIVAAISAPIIAIVTKRLDRRVVIWAMTLLLILSNVLAEVAGSLPVLLAARVVLGISLGGFWSISAALAMRLVPSHLMPRAMSIILTGVSVASVCAAPIGAYVGDIWGWRASFKVAAIVSAVALLVQLVTIPPLPPIEVRRFRSPLDVAKNPAMKVAVLVVLLVASGHFASFAYIRAFLESVPALEKKSIPLVFLAFGTAGVFGNLAGAFLTKHSLKAVAALPPLLIAVAAVSLLTMGASALTSAIAVAVWGFAFGAVPVGLQTWMVLRAAPKQAESAGVLMVITFQVAIAAGTTFGGLLVDHTGIASVFVYSAVATFLAVLTVFLLGPNRKT, encoded by the coding sequence ATGACCGAATCGGCGACAGATTTAGTGGACGCGGCTTTGTTCGACCGAGATCGGCTTGACCCAGAAAGTCCCTATCAACGTTCTGGCCCTGCATGGGGTGCCATCATTTCGCTTTCCTTCGGCACCTTCGGGCTTGTGACGGCAGAGTTTCTGCCCGCCAGCGTTCTGACACCGCTCGCGCATGATCTCCGTATCACCACGGGCACGGCTGGACAGGCGCTAACAGCGACCGCAATCGTCGCGGCGATCTCGGCACCGATAATCGCCATCGTGACAAAGCGTCTGGACCGCAGGGTCGTCATCTGGGCGATGACGCTCCTGCTGATCCTGTCGAACGTTCTGGCAGAGGTTGCGGGGTCGCTGCCGGTTTTGCTGGCGGCACGCGTCGTCCTTGGCATATCGCTTGGTGGTTTTTGGTCTATTTCGGCAGCGTTGGCGATGCGGCTGGTTCCAAGTCACCTCATGCCGCGCGCCATGTCGATCATCCTCACCGGCGTTTCTGTCGCCTCCGTCTGCGCGGCTCCAATCGGCGCTTATGTCGGTGACATTTGGGGATGGCGAGCCTCGTTCAAGGTCGCCGCAATCGTGAGTGCCGTTGCGCTGCTCGTGCAACTCGTAACCATTCCGCCACTGCCTCCGATCGAAGTGCGCAGATTCCGCAGTCCGCTGGATGTCGCGAAGAATCCGGCGATGAAGGTTGCGGTGCTAGTCGTGCTATTGGTCGCTTCCGGCCATTTTGCCAGCTTCGCCTACATCCGCGCCTTTCTCGAGAGCGTTCCTGCGCTCGAAAAGAAGTCAATCCCGCTCGTGTTCCTTGCTTTTGGCACGGCCGGCGTCTTCGGCAATTTAGCCGGCGCATTCCTCACCAAACACAGTCTCAAGGCGGTCGCGGCCCTGCCGCCCCTGCTCATTGCCGTAGCCGCTGTCTCGCTCCTGACTATGGGAGCATCGGCCTTGACCTCGGCAATTGCAGTTGCCGTATGGGGCTTTGCTTTTGGCGCGGTCCCGGTCGGATTGCAGACATGGATGGTGCTACGCGCCGCTCCGAAACAGGCCGAGAGCGCTGGTGTACTGATGGTCATAACCTTCCAAGTGGCCATCGCAGCCGGCACAACTTTCGGTGGCCTATTGGTGGATCACACGGGTATTGCCAGTGTCTTTGTCTACAGCGCGGTTGCCACGTTCCTCGCTGTCTTGACAGTATTTTTGCTCGGCCCGAACCGCAAAACCTGA
- a CDS encoding IS481 family transposase → MNIHKNARLTPLRREEMALSVIEGAFSKAHAARVYGVSAKIVARWVERYKSEGRAGMIDRSSRPAHMPQATAALIAERIMALRRQRWTGKHIAHEVGVSPATVSRVLKRAGLSRLRDIEPAEPIRRYEREHPGEMIHIDIKKLGRFERIGHRITGKRTGNASSRGSSWEFVHVCIDDASRIAFSQILPDEKKESAIAFLKAAVAYYASLGVTIARVMTDNGSCYRSKAFAKACRDLGLKHVRTRPYTPKTNGKAERFIQTALREWAYAIAYPTSDHRAAELPVWLHRYNWHRPHGSLKSKTPISRLALTEDNLLRLHS, encoded by the coding sequence ATGAACATCCATAAGAATGCCCGTCTCACACCGCTGCGTCGAGAGGAGATGGCGCTGTCGGTGATAGAAGGCGCTTTCTCCAAAGCCCATGCGGCGCGTGTCTACGGCGTGTCGGCCAAGATCGTGGCGCGCTGGGTCGAGCGCTACAAGTCCGAAGGGCGGGCCGGCATGATCGACCGTTCCTCGCGGCCCGCCCATATGCCGCAGGCCACCGCTGCGTTGATCGCCGAGCGCATCATGGCGCTGCGGCGGCAACGTTGGACCGGCAAGCACATCGCCCATGAGGTCGGCGTCTCGCCCGCCACCGTTAGCCGGGTTCTCAAGCGTGCCGGACTGTCGCGGTTGCGGGATATCGAACCGGCCGAGCCGATCCGACGCTACGAGCGCGAGCATCCTGGCGAGATGATCCATATCGATATCAAGAAGCTCGGTCGTTTCGAGCGCATCGGTCATCGCATTACCGGCAAGCGCACCGGCAATGCCAGCTCGCGCGGCAGCAGTTGGGAGTTCGTCCATGTCTGCATCGACGACGCCTCCCGCATCGCCTTCTCGCAGATCCTGCCCGACGAGAAAAAAGAAAGCGCCATCGCCTTCCTCAAGGCGGCGGTGGCCTACTACGCCAGCCTCGGCGTCACGATAGCCCGCGTCATGACCGACAACGGCTCCTGCTACAGATCAAAGGCCTTCGCCAAGGCCTGCCGCGATCTCGGCCTCAAGCACGTCAGGACAAGACCCTATACACCCAAGACCAATGGCAAGGCCGAGCGCTTCATCCAGACAGCACTGCGCGAATGGGCTTATGCCATCGCTTATCCGACTTCAGATCACCGCGCCGCAGAGTTGCCGGTCTGGCTGCACAGATACAATTGGCACCGTCCCCACGGGAGCCTAAAGTCCAAAACACCTATCAGTCGCCTCGCTCTAACCGAGGACAACCTGTTGAGGCTCCACAGCTAG
- a CDS encoding cytochrome P450, producing the protein MVRDFSLFTSPGMLPTANGDPHAAVACVHAGPPIFYSTSNTRDGRGTWVITRASDQRRVLQDTETFSSHRSIFASVLGESWPMIPLELDPPFHGVFRSLLNPLLSPKRVMALEPAVRERAIKLIDRIAASGTSCDIMKDFAVPFAVNIFLRFIGLSDNGLETFVGWARDLLHGDKEQRPPAARTIVAFIDELATERRKEPVDDFMTFIVKAKVEGRLLSDEEVRGIGVLVFVAGLDTVSAAICFDLAHLARNPKDQELLRSEPDRIAVAAEELLRAYSTIQMIRVATKDVDFKGAPIRKGDYVSCATMIANRDPAEFECPNEIDLAREDNRHAAFGYGPHRCLGSHLARREIVIGLEEWLARIPAFRIKTGTEPITFGGHVFGIENLILDWS; encoded by the coding sequence ATGGTGAGGGACTTCAGCCTGTTTACGTCGCCCGGCATGTTGCCGACCGCTAACGGGGATCCGCATGCAGCGGTTGCTTGCGTTCATGCCGGGCCTCCGATCTTTTATTCAACCAGCAACACGCGCGACGGTCGGGGTACCTGGGTCATCACTCGCGCGAGCGACCAGCGCCGGGTGCTGCAGGACACCGAAACGTTTTCCAGCCATCGCAGCATCTTCGCCTCTGTGCTCGGCGAGAGCTGGCCGATGATCCCGCTTGAGCTCGATCCGCCATTCCACGGTGTTTTTCGCTCACTGCTCAATCCGCTGCTTTCGCCAAAGCGGGTAATGGCATTGGAGCCGGCTGTCCGGGAACGAGCGATCAAGCTGATCGACAGGATCGCCGCATCAGGCACGAGCTGCGACATCATGAAGGATTTTGCAGTTCCGTTCGCGGTCAATATCTTCCTTCGCTTTATTGGGCTTTCGGACAACGGACTAGAAACATTTGTCGGCTGGGCTAGAGATCTGCTCCACGGCGATAAGGAGCAACGACCACCCGCAGCCCGGACGATCGTGGCCTTCATCGACGAACTTGCCACCGAGCGCCGCAAGGAGCCGGTCGATGATTTCATGACCTTCATCGTGAAGGCAAAGGTCGAGGGTCGTCTGCTCAGTGACGAAGAAGTCCGTGGCATCGGCGTGCTTGTGTTCGTCGCGGGACTCGACACGGTCTCAGCAGCCATATGCTTCGACTTGGCCCATCTCGCGCGCAACCCCAAAGATCAGGAATTGCTACGAAGCGAACCGGACCGGATTGCCGTCGCTGCGGAAGAATTGCTGCGCGCCTATTCGACCATTCAGATGATCCGAGTGGCAACGAAGGATGTCGACTTCAAAGGCGCGCCGATCCGCAAGGGAGACTATGTTTCCTGTGCCACGATGATTGCCAATCGTGACCCGGCGGAATTCGAATGCCCGAATGAGATCGATCTGGCGCGCGAGGACAACCGGCACGCTGCCTTTGGCTATGGTCCCCATCGTTGTCTTGGCTCACACCTTGCCCGGCGGGAGATTGTCATTGGCCTGGAGGAGTGGCTGGCGCGCATCCCAGCCTTTCGGATCAAGACAGGGACTGAACCTATCACCTTCGGCGGCCATGTGTTCGGGATCGAGAATCTGATCCTGGACTGGTCCTGA
- a CDS encoding nuclear transport factor 2 family protein, producing MQFATDPVDHAKITELRDREAIRNCLYRYCRGIDRADEAALRSAYWPEAYDRHGPYCGPAEDFIQFALGLPGHRNIHQITNSLIDFISSAEAAVESYFTALQRGPDTDQEIRQTLLCGRYCDLFQKRQDEWRIAERTVVYDWVEEQIPPAILEADRFGRRQPIGAQHPDDPIYQLLKGHIPTDQDGVEGPQLGAA from the coding sequence ATACAATTCGCGACAGACCCTGTCGACCACGCGAAAATTACCGAACTGCGTGACCGAGAGGCGATCCGCAACTGCCTGTATCGGTACTGCCGCGGGATAGACCGCGCCGATGAGGCGGCGCTGCGTAGCGCATACTGGCCCGAAGCGTATGACAGGCACGGTCCCTATTGCGGACCGGCAGAGGACTTCATCCAATTTGCTCTCGGTCTGCCGGGGCACCGTAACATCCATCAAATCACGAACAGCCTGATCGACTTCATCAGTTCAGCAGAGGCCGCGGTCGAGAGCTATTTCACCGCGCTGCAACGCGGACCGGATACAGACCAAGAAATACGTCAGACGCTGCTTTGCGGCCGTTACTGCGATCTGTTTCAGAAGAGGCAGGACGAGTGGCGAATTGCGGAACGGACAGTCGTCTACGATTGGGTTGAGGAGCAAATCCCGCCAGCGATTCTTGAGGCAGATAGGTTCGGCCGGCGACAGCCGATTGGAGCACAACATCCAGACGATCCCATCTACCAGTTGCTCAAGGGTCACATCCCCACCGACCAAGATGGCGTCGAGGGTCCCCAACTGGGAGCTGCATAA
- a CDS encoding SDR family oxidoreductase gives MKLAARTVIITGAAGGIGRALVDILAADGDTVVAVDLPGSGVVELARDLGSPHVGLECDVSREKDMLSLFGQVEARFAQIDVLINNAAVGPTMDRIIDTAVDTFRRGVTVNLIGPFVMAREAARRMKPGGAIVNVASMAGVVGNPRRNAYAASKAGVISLTKSLACEWAMRGIRVTAVAPGSVRTPMVTELARAGKMDLAAIRRRVPMGRLARPDEIARVVRFLSSTQARYITGSVLAVDGGWMSFNQPGDAHPPVDGALQAELSCPAECTDARIVLVTGGAKSIGAAVARRFAANGDTVVIADKDGTAAAELATSLPGKHLAKSLDVAVESDVVSMFEELRGRFGYIDVLVNSADTADRIVPAIEQLSKQLEHVLDVNLTGAFTCAREAIKAMRPGGVILNLGSIDSFLPFAPRHAYGASKAGMDMLTRCMAAELGPVGIRTATVAPGHIRTPALAQLAKAGRIDLTAIGRRIPMGRMGRPEDVADASFFLASSDASYINGSILYVDGGWTSFGDAGNASELYDECFAEAAG, from the coding sequence GTGAAACTGGCAGCACGCACCGTAATCATCACAGGCGCTGCGGGCGGGATCGGCCGTGCCCTGGTCGATATCCTTGCCGCGGACGGAGACACTGTAGTTGCGGTGGACCTTCCGGGCAGTGGTGTGGTTGAACTGGCTCGGGATCTCGGGTCGCCGCACGTCGGTCTGGAGTGCGATGTGTCGCGAGAGAAGGACATGCTCTCACTTTTCGGCCAGGTCGAAGCACGGTTCGCGCAAATCGATGTCCTCATCAACAATGCGGCGGTTGGACCCACGATGGATAGGATCATCGACACCGCTGTCGATACCTTCCGACGCGGCGTGACAGTGAACCTTATTGGGCCATTCGTTATGGCCCGGGAAGCGGCGCGGCGCATGAAGCCGGGCGGTGCGATCGTCAATGTGGCTTCGATGGCGGGCGTGGTCGGCAATCCCAGGCGCAACGCCTACGCAGCCTCGAAAGCTGGCGTGATCTCGTTGACAAAGTCCCTTGCATGCGAGTGGGCTATGCGAGGAATCCGCGTCACGGCGGTGGCGCCGGGCTCCGTCCGCACCCCAATGGTCACAGAACTGGCACGCGCTGGCAAAATGGACCTCGCGGCGATACGCCGCCGCGTGCCGATGGGGCGCTTGGCTCGCCCCGACGAGATCGCCAGGGTCGTGCGTTTTCTGAGCAGCACGCAGGCGCGCTACATCACCGGCTCGGTGCTGGCAGTCGACGGAGGCTGGATGTCATTCAACCAGCCGGGGGATGCTCACCCGCCGGTGGATGGTGCGCTCCAAGCCGAGCTCTCCTGTCCGGCCGAATGCACAGATGCGCGAATCGTGCTCGTCACCGGTGGCGCAAAAAGCATTGGCGCGGCCGTCGCTCGCCGCTTTGCCGCGAACGGCGACACCGTCGTGATTGCTGATAAAGATGGCACTGCAGCGGCAGAGCTGGCTACATCGCTCCCCGGCAAGCATCTGGCGAAATCGCTGGACGTGGCCGTCGAGAGCGATGTGGTGTCGATGTTCGAAGAACTGAGGGGACGCTTCGGGTATATCGATGTTCTGGTCAATAGTGCTGATACCGCCGACAGGATTGTGCCTGCGATCGAGCAACTGTCGAAACAGCTCGAACACGTCCTGGATGTCAACCTTACCGGCGCCTTCACCTGCGCGCGCGAAGCGATCAAGGCTATGCGCCCGGGCGGCGTGATCCTCAATCTCGGGTCGATCGACAGCTTTCTGCCGTTCGCGCCGCGCCATGCCTACGGCGCCTCCAAGGCGGGGATGGATATGCTGACCCGTTGCATGGCGGCCGAACTCGGGCCGGTCGGAATTCGGACAGCCACCGTCGCTCCTGGCCACATCCGCACGCCCGCACTTGCTCAGTTGGCCAAAGCCGGCCGCATCGACCTGACAGCAATCGGACGACGCATCCCCATGGGCAGGATGGGACGGCCAGAAGACGTCGCAGATGCATCGTTCTTCCTTGCTTCGTCTGACGCCTCATACATCAACGGCTCGATCCTCTACGTGGACGGCGGCTGGACCTCGTTCGGTGATGCGGGAAACGCCAGCGAACTCTATGACGAATGTTTTGCGGAGGCCGCAGGTTAA
- a CDS encoding LLM class flavin-dependent oxidoreductase gives MEFATFILAAQRGYHQSSESVIRNSIEQAVASEQAGFNTAWFAEHHFNNYSLIPSPLMMVAHCAGLTSTIRLGTAVCVLPLYQPQRLLSEIGFADIVANGRLELGVGLGYQQFEFERFGVDIDEAPAVFSEYLDIILKGLNQNVFEHDGQYEKIPPTAISVRTVQQPTPPIWIAGGAARMARAYREGHNFFVTAFHDGLETLTTLRESVERAAASEEKNVTDVKISLLRCCYASHDELEINSYLDNARFQRRLSEALHQRRQQSHDGYLLQETPTQQDLSFETMRKNLPIGSVNRVIDRLLEEIDILKPDQIAVQTQLGDFDQKTMLRQIELWGDKIIPAVNKALCHAGS, from the coding sequence ATGGAATTTGCCACTTTCATTCTGGCCGCCCAGCGTGGCTATCACCAATCCTCAGAAAGCGTCATCCGCAACTCCATCGAACAGGCCGTCGCTTCGGAGCAGGCTGGGTTCAACACCGCGTGGTTTGCTGAGCACCACTTCAACAATTACAGCCTCATACCATCCCCGCTGATGATGGTGGCGCACTGCGCCGGCTTGACAAGCACGATTCGCCTGGGCACTGCCGTCTGCGTGCTGCCGCTTTACCAACCGCAGCGCCTGCTGTCCGAGATCGGCTTCGCCGACATCGTTGCGAACGGCCGTCTCGAGCTCGGCGTAGGCTTGGGATACCAGCAGTTCGAGTTCGAACGGTTCGGCGTGGACATCGATGAGGCGCCGGCCGTCTTTTCGGAATACCTGGACATCATTCTCAAGGGCCTCAACCAAAACGTCTTCGAACACGACGGCCAGTATGAGAAGATCCCCCCAACAGCGATTTCGGTCCGCACAGTCCAGCAGCCGACGCCGCCTATCTGGATCGCTGGCGGAGCCGCACGGATGGCTCGGGCCTACCGCGAGGGGCACAATTTTTTTGTCACAGCCTTCCACGACGGCTTAGAGACTTTGACCACACTGCGTGAATCAGTCGAGAGGGCGGCGGCATCCGAGGAAAAGAACGTCACCGACGTCAAGATATCGCTGCTGCGCTGCTGCTATGCCAGCCACGACGAGTTGGAGATCAACAGCTATCTCGACAATGCCCGCTTCCAGCGCCGGCTTTCTGAAGCCCTGCATCAGCGCCGCCAACAGAGCCACGATGGCTACCTGCTGCAGGAGACACCGACCCAGCAGGATCTGTCCTTCGAGACCATGCGCAAAAATTTGCCGATTGGCAGCGTAAATCGCGTGATTGATCGCCTGCTGGAAGAGATCGATATCTTGAAACCGGACCAGATCGCAGTTCAGACTCAATTGGGCGACTTCGACCAAAAGACGATGCTGCGCCAGATCGAGCTCTGGGGCGACAAGATCATCCCTGCGGTCAACAAGGCGCTTTGTCATGCCGGAAGCTGA
- a CDS encoding nitrogen fixation protein NifQ yields MPEAEAGRYDDGCLSSAQWRGSELGRSFDQHVLPCVHSRSLEEVQAGEVLATEGTGLSSVELRDVLAATFPSTSSSVFALEELSEPEPELEEELLRRLLLAHAAPADPASGRLAKIIARRAMRTDHLWRDLGLSNRAELSRLLARHFPALAAGNTENMKWKKYFYRKLCEAEGFSSCTAPSCRECQDFESCFGPEEVESRLSPTRNAG; encoded by the coding sequence ATGCCGGAAGCTGAAGCCGGCCGTTACGATGATGGCTGCCTATCCAGCGCGCAATGGCGTGGGTCCGAGCTAGGGAGGAGCTTCGATCAGCATGTGCTGCCCTGCGTACATTCACGTTCGCTTGAGGAGGTCCAGGCGGGCGAGGTGTTGGCGACGGAGGGGACAGGCCTTTCGTCTGTCGAATTGCGTGATGTCTTGGCCGCAACTTTCCCGTCTACCTCCAGCAGCGTATTCGCTTTGGAGGAGTTGAGCGAGCCCGAGCCGGAACTGGAAGAGGAGCTGCTACGCCGGCTGCTGCTAGCGCATGCTGCGCCGGCCGACCCGGCGAGCGGCCGCTTGGCCAAGATCATCGCCCGGCGTGCGATGCGCACGGACCATCTTTGGCGGGATCTTGGCCTCTCAAATCGCGCTGAGCTCAGCCGCCTGCTTGCCAGACATTTTCCCGCGCTGGCGGCAGGCAACACAGAAAACATGAAATGGAAAAAGTACTTTTACCGCAAGCTGTGTGAGGCCGAAGGCTTTTCGTCATGCACTGCACCCAGTTGTCGGGAATGCCAGGACTTCGAAAGCTGCTTCGGCCCGGAGGAAGTTGAGAGTCGCCTCTCGCCGACCAGGAATGCCGGTTAG
- the rpoN gene encoding RNA polymerase factor sigma-54, producing MHLSASLLQRQKQRMVLSPQAIEAIRLLRLTHTELHQLVQQALERNPVLKPDPFDDDSPLSGVDQRSSQSRSEIGESPIGGPSGGRGQWKSQRSSGNDRPAVEEFTAHTETLHDHVARQVALTPFTPQERLIAGQLAAHLEDTGYLQVNLFDLARRLNVRQADVERVIGILQQFDPPGIFARTLSECLEIQLRQQDRFDPAMAALVANLEMLARGDFQGLKQRCGVDEEDLLDMRNEIRALDPKPGDRFQSGTPETIVPDVWVMPKSEGGWRVELDPATLPKVLINHTYVAEISQLTNQNPEGKAFLDHCQEKGNWLISCLEQRAKTILKVATEIVRQQDAFFTHGVAHLRPLCLKNVADGIKMHQSTVSRVASNRYMLTPRGVFELKYFFTATIASCEGGDAHSAKSVRHRIKAIIAEESLDKVLSDEDIVAQLKQTGINVARRTVTKYREAMNIPSSILRRRDKRLSAAAIKRSD from the coding sequence ATGCATCTCTCAGCAAGCCTGCTTCAACGCCAGAAGCAACGTATGGTCTTATCGCCTCAAGCCATTGAAGCTATTCGCTTGCTGCGATTGACGCATACTGAACTCCATCAGCTCGTGCAGCAGGCACTCGAGAGGAACCCCGTTTTGAAGCCTGACCCGTTTGACGACGATTCGCCGCTGTCAGGGGTGGATCAGCGGAGCAGTCAAAGCAGAAGCGAAATCGGCGAATCGCCCATTGGCGGGCCGTCTGGCGGGCGCGGGCAATGGAAGTCGCAACGCAGTAGCGGCAACGATCGACCTGCCGTCGAGGAGTTTACCGCCCACACCGAAACATTGCACGACCATGTCGCCCGCCAGGTCGCCCTCACCCCGTTCACCCCCCAGGAGCGGCTGATTGCCGGACAGCTCGCCGCCCATCTGGAGGACACTGGCTATCTTCAGGTAAACCTTTTCGATCTGGCCAGGAGGTTAAACGTTCGGCAAGCTGATGTGGAACGGGTCATCGGAATCTTGCAGCAATTTGATCCGCCGGGGATTTTTGCGCGAACTCTCAGCGAATGCCTGGAGATTCAGCTGCGCCAGCAAGACCGGTTCGACCCGGCTATGGCAGCTTTGGTCGCCAATCTCGAGATGCTTGCACGGGGGGATTTTCAGGGATTGAAGCAGCGTTGCGGAGTCGACGAGGAGGATCTCCTCGACATGAGGAACGAAATCCGCGCGCTCGATCCCAAGCCTGGAGACCGGTTCCAGTCCGGGACGCCGGAAACCATCGTACCGGACGTCTGGGTAATGCCCAAGTCCGAAGGTGGATGGCGGGTGGAGCTTGATCCGGCCACGCTGCCCAAAGTGTTGATCAACCACACCTATGTCGCCGAAATCTCGCAGCTGACCAATCAAAATCCGGAAGGCAAAGCGTTTCTCGACCATTGCCAGGAAAAAGGGAACTGGCTGATCAGCTGCCTCGAGCAGCGCGCTAAGACGATCCTTAAGGTTGCGACCGAAATCGTGCGCCAGCAGGATGCCTTTTTTACACACGGCGTCGCCCATCTGCGGCCTCTCTGTCTCAAAAATGTCGCTGACGGGATCAAAATGCACCAGTCGACGGTAAGCCGGGTGGCTTCGAACAGGTACATGTTAACTCCGCGCGGGGTGTTCGAGCTGAAGTATTTTTTCACAGCGACAATCGCATCCTGCGAGGGCGGCGACGCGCACTCCGCCAAATCTGTCCGCCATCGGATCAAGGCAATCATCGCCGAAGAATCGCTCGACAAGGTACTTTCCGACGAAGACATCGTTGCTCAGCTCAAGCAGACCGGCATCAATGTCGCTCGCCGTACCGTCACCAAATATCGCGAGGCGATGAACATCCCTTCCTCCATACTACGGCGCCGCGATAAGCGTTTGTCCGCAGCTGCGATCAAGCGAAGTGACTAA
- a CDS encoding peroxiredoxin, protein MTDRKNVPLVTFRTRVRDESIGGPNPYRWENKTSDDYFGGKRVILFSLPGAFTPTCSTFQLPDFEKLYDQFLELRIDAIYCVSVNDAFVMNAWGKSLGLQKIELIPDGSGEFTRKMGMLVAKDNLGFGMRSWRYAALIDDGVVEQWFEEEGFCDNCETDPYGVSSPQNVLDKLKAAA, encoded by the coding sequence ATGACCGACAGAAAGAACGTTCCTCTCGTGACCTTTCGCACGCGTGTTCGCGATGAGTCGATCGGGGGGCCAAATCCTTATCGGTGGGAGAACAAGACCTCCGACGATTATTTCGGGGGCAAGCGCGTCATCCTGTTCTCGCTGCCTGGCGCCTTCACCCCGACCTGCTCGACCTTCCAACTGCCCGATTTCGAAAAACTCTATGATCAATTTCTGGAACTGCGAATTGACGCGATCTACTGCGTCTCGGTCAACGATGCTTTCGTCATGAATGCGTGGGGAAAGTCCTTGGGGCTGCAGAAGATCGAGCTGATCCCAGACGGGTCGGGCGAGTTCACGCGCAAAATGGGCATGCTGGTCGCGAAGGACAATCTGGGCTTTGGCATGCGCTCCTGGCGATACGCCGCTCTGATCGACGATGGCGTGGTGGAGCAGTGGTTCGAGGAGGAAGGCTTCTGTGACAACTGCGAGACGGACCCCTATGGCGTTTCATCCCCGCAAAACGTTCTCGACAAACTGAAGGCGGCGGCATGA